A genomic segment from Peribacillus sp. ACCC06369 encodes:
- a CDS encoding sensor histidine kinase: MLLTVPLAGELSFYPLNETFRISFGPPALFFFLLLLQKTPAIFSGILTGTMVVVFRILIDFFMHDNFSWTSSFQVQYPSFFFYFTYSFLFSLVKIHRFQNRSLVIGFIGLIIEILSDSVELFFQYIVLETTITLGSLNEMIVIAFGHSFIVLSFFNMMKLYEAQSREKQIRKQNEHMLMLISNLYEETIHLKKTLKNAENITKKSYDLYRDLKELEKREKQPDVPAQQYSQKALRIAGEMHEVKKDNQRIFAGLSKLISNESFKDYMNAAELFHLIIRINEKYALSLGKDIQFEYSLDGNNHSHYHVYTVLSLFNNLVANAVEAIKEKGIIRLSLCEICDNVEFKVADNGPGIPQKYQTVIFKPGFTSKYDQYGTPSTGIGLSYVNEVVKELGGDILFENKLNGALFSIKLPIHKLIQRG; this comes from the coding sequence ATGTTATTAACAGTACCATTAGCAGGCGAATTGAGTTTTTATCCTTTAAATGAAACGTTTCGAATAAGTTTTGGTCCGCCTGCACTTTTCTTCTTTTTACTATTATTACAGAAAACACCTGCCATTTTTTCAGGCATCTTGACAGGAACAATGGTTGTGGTATTTCGAATCCTAATAGACTTTTTCATGCATGATAATTTTTCCTGGACTTCTTCTTTCCAAGTCCAATATCCTAGTTTTTTCTTTTATTTCACCTATTCCTTTCTTTTTTCTTTAGTGAAAATACACCGCTTTCAAAACCGATCTTTAGTTATTGGGTTTATTGGTCTCATTATCGAAATATTGTCCGACTCTGTAGAATTATTCTTTCAATATATTGTATTAGAAACAACGATTACGTTAGGTTCACTAAATGAGATGATCGTGATCGCATTCGGCCACAGTTTTATCGTTTTAAGCTTTTTTAATATGATGAAACTTTATGAAGCACAATCACGAGAAAAGCAAATCAGAAAACAAAATGAACATATGCTGATGCTCATTTCAAATTTATATGAGGAAACGATTCATTTAAAAAAAACATTAAAAAATGCAGAGAATATTACAAAGAAATCGTATGATTTGTATCGTGATTTAAAAGAACTGGAAAAAAGGGAAAAGCAACCTGATGTTCCTGCACAGCAATATAGTCAAAAGGCTTTGCGTATCGCGGGTGAAATGCATGAAGTTAAGAAGGATAATCAACGAATTTTTGCTGGTCTATCTAAATTGATCTCCAATGAGAGTTTTAAAGATTATATGAATGCTGCTGAACTCTTTCATTTAATTATCCGAATTAATGAAAAATATGCCTTATCACTTGGAAAGGATATTCAATTTGAATACTCATTGGATGGAAATAACCATTCACATTATCATGTATATACCGTATTATCTCTTTTCAATAATTTAGTCGCTAATGCAGTGGAAGCAATTAAAGAAAAGGGAATCATTCGTTTAAGTTTGTGTGAAATTTGCGACAATGTAGAATTTAAAGTGGCTGATAATGGACCTGGTATCCCTCAAAAATATCAGACCGTTATATTTAAACCTGGATTCACTTCAAAATATGATCAATACGGAACACCTTCAACAGGGATTGGACTCTCATATGTTAATGAAGTCGTGAAAGAACTGGGGGGGGACATCCTATTTGAAAATAAGCTTAACGGGGCCCTTTTTTCAATAAAGTTACCAATTCATAAGTTGATTCAGAGAGGATGA
- a CDS encoding glutaminase: protein MRWKNVIEELSKEYDIHVNSQKQACLDEWVAHYRSYATEGQTANYIPALSNIHLSQLGICILEPGGTMMKSGDCEVPFTLQSISKVLSFIAACLGCGISYVLERVDVEPTGDAFNSIIRLEMHKPGKPFNPMINAGAITIASLLPGDSSQKKLEFLYALFENLLGKRPTINEEVYQSEWQTSHRNRALAHYLKEANYLESDVEEALEVYLKQCSIEVTTEDIALFGLILAQDGYHPIRKEQVLPKKVAKLAKALMLTCGMYNASGKFAAFVGVPAKSGVSGGIMALVPPNARSGLPFQDGCGIGIYGPAIDEYGNSVTGSLLLKQMAQEWDLSIF from the coding sequence ATGAGGTGGAAGAATGTGATTGAAGAATTGTCAAAAGAGTATGACATTCACGTTAATAGCCAAAAGCAAGCCTGCTTAGATGAATGGGTGGCACACTACAGATCCTATGCAACAGAAGGACAAACCGCCAATTATATACCGGCATTGAGCAATATACACTTATCGCAATTAGGTATCTGCATACTAGAGCCAGGTGGAACAATGATGAAGTCAGGGGATTGTGAAGTCCCTTTCACGTTGCAAAGTATTTCAAAAGTGCTCAGCTTTATAGCCGCATGCTTGGGTTGCGGCATTTCTTATGTTTTAGAGAGGGTCGATGTGGAACCAACTGGGGATGCTTTCAATTCAATTATTCGTTTAGAAATGCATAAGCCGGGAAAACCGTTTAATCCTATGATAAATGCTGGAGCGATTACTATAGCGTCGCTTCTTCCAGGGGATTCTTCACAAAAAAAATTGGAATTTCTCTATGCATTATTTGAAAATTTGTTAGGGAAGCGCCCGACCATCAATGAGGAAGTGTATCAATCTGAGTGGCAAACCTCTCATAGAAATAGAGCTTTAGCTCACTATTTAAAAGAGGCGAATTATTTAGAATCGGATGTTGAGGAAGCTTTGGAGGTTTACCTGAAGCAATGTTCCATAGAAGTGACCACGGAAGACATAGCCCTGTTTGGATTGATTCTTGCACAAGATGGATACCATCCTATTCGTAAAGAACAAGTTCTCCCTAAAAAAGTGGCAAAACTAGCCAAAGCATTAATGCTTACTTGTGGAATGTACAATGCCTCGGGGAAATTTGCGGCTTTTGTTGGGGTGCCAGCCAAAAGTGGAGTATCTGGTGGGATTATGGCGTTAGTTCCTCCAAATGCCAGAAGCGGACTGCCTTTTCAAGATGGATGTGGTATTGGTATTTATGGACCGGCCATAGATGAATATGGGAATAGCGTAACAGGTAGTTTGTTATTGAAACAAATGGCACAAGAATGGGATCTAAGTATTTTCTGA
- a CDS encoding APC family permease has product MNNLQRKMGTFSLTMVGLGSIIGSGWLFGAWRAAQIAGPAAIISWIIGMVVILFIALSYSELGAMFPEAGGMVKYTQYSHGSFLGFLAGWANWIAIVSVIPVEAIASVQYMSSWPWEWAQWTHGLVENGSLTGGGLAIASALLIVYFLLNYWTVSLFSKANSFITVFKVIIPGLTIGSLLFAGFHASNFTSAGSIAPNGWASVLTAVATSGIIFAFNGFQSPINMAGEAKNPGRSIPIAVIGSILIATVIYVLLQVAFIGAVDPSMIVNGWQHLNFNSPFADLAIVLGINWLVILLYVDAFISPSGTGITYTATTSRMLYGMEKNKYLPSVFGKLHPLYGIPRQAMFLNLGVSFLFLFMFRGWGVLAEVISVATLVSYITGPVTVITLRRTGQNLYRPLRLKGLSIIAPLGFVFASLVLYWARWPLTGQVLFIIMIGLPVYFYYQSKIKWKGFRQNFSAGLWMVVYLLCMMTISYLGSEKFGGLNVIPFGWDMVIITCLSLVFYSWAIKSGFQTEYLEQGQKVNDDLRSMENDITSQTEKKNAV; this is encoded by the coding sequence ATGAATAATTTGCAGCGAAAGATGGGAACGTTTTCGTTAACGATGGTGGGACTCGGCTCTATTATTGGCTCAGGTTGGTTATTCGGAGCTTGGAGAGCGGCACAAATTGCAGGACCAGCAGCCATTATCTCTTGGATTATCGGGATGGTCGTCATTTTATTTATCGCACTTTCTTACAGTGAATTAGGGGCAATGTTTCCTGAAGCTGGGGGAATGGTAAAGTATACGCAGTACTCTCATGGTTCGTTTTTAGGGTTTCTTGCAGGTTGGGCAAACTGGATTGCAATCGTTTCCGTAATTCCGGTTGAAGCGATTGCTTCTGTTCAATATATGAGCTCATGGCCATGGGAATGGGCACAGTGGACACATGGTTTAGTGGAAAATGGAAGTCTTACTGGGGGAGGCTTGGCAATTGCCTCTGCATTATTGATCGTCTACTTTTTATTAAATTACTGGACAGTTAGTTTGTTTTCGAAAGCTAATTCATTTATTACAGTCTTTAAGGTTATTATACCTGGACTTACGATTGGATCACTTTTATTTGCCGGTTTTCATGCATCCAATTTTACGTCTGCAGGAAGTATAGCACCTAATGGTTGGGCAAGTGTACTCACTGCTGTAGCAACCTCTGGTATTATCTTTGCATTTAACGGTTTTCAAAGTCCAATTAATATGGCAGGTGAGGCAAAGAATCCTGGACGTTCGATCCCAATTGCAGTAATTGGTTCCATATTAATTGCAACGGTCATCTACGTTTTATTACAGGTTGCGTTTATTGGAGCCGTTGATCCGTCTATGATTGTGAACGGATGGCAACATTTGAATTTCAATTCACCGTTTGCTGACTTAGCTATTGTTTTAGGCATAAACTGGTTAGTTATTTTACTATATGTGGATGCTTTTATTTCTCCTTCGGGGACGGGAATAACATACACGGCTACAACGTCACGAATGCTTTATGGAATGGAAAAGAATAAATATTTACCAAGCGTGTTTGGAAAACTACATCCTCTTTATGGTATCCCTCGTCAAGCCATGTTTTTAAATCTAGGCGTATCGTTCTTATTTTTATTCATGTTTAGAGGCTGGGGTGTACTGGCAGAGGTTATTTCGGTTGCGACTTTAGTCTCTTATATTACGGGTCCAGTTACTGTTATAACATTAAGACGCACAGGTCAGAACTTGTATAGACCATTACGTTTAAAAGGATTAAGTATTATTGCACCACTTGGCTTCGTTTTTGCTTCTTTAGTTCTATATTGGGCAAGATGGCCACTGACAGGACAAGTATTATTTATCATTATGATTGGTCTTCCCGTTTATTTCTATTATCAATCAAAAATAAAATGGAAGGGATTCCGTCAAAACTTTTCAGCAGGGCTTTGGATGGTTGTTTATTTACTCTGTATGATGACCATTTCATACTTAGGCAGTGAAAAGTTTGGCGGACTGAATGTAATTCCATTTGGTTGGGATATGGTCATCATTACATGTTTATCACTAGTGTTCTATAGTTGGGCAATAAAGAGTGGATTCCAAACAGAATATTTGGAACAAGGGCAAAAGGTAAACGACGACTTGAGATCAATGGAGAACGACATCACATCTCAAACGGAAAAAAAGAACGCTGTATAA
- a CDS encoding PrkA family serine protein kinase → MDILKKIEKFREDEQKLKWEGTFAEYLDILKETPLVAQSAHSRVYNMIRDAGIEEVNGSKKYNFFSGQLFGLEDSLERLIEEYFHPAAKRLDVRKRILLLMGPVSGGKSTLVSLLKRGLENYSLKDTGAIYAIKGCPMHEDPLHLIPQYLRQDFYEEYGIRIEGNLSPLNVMRLEQEYGSRIEDVMVERIFLSEDKRVGIGTFSPSDPKSQDIADLTGSIDFSTIAEYGSESDPRAYRFDGELNKANRGMMEFQEMLKCDEKFLWHLLSLTQEGNFKAGRFALISADELIVAHTNETEYKAFISNKKNEALHSRIIVMPIPYNLKVTEEEKIYEKMIHESDVSDVHIAPHTLRVAAIFSIMTRLKDPKKGDIDLVKKMRLYDGENVEGFNSADINELKKEYQDEGMSGIDPRYVINRISSTIIRKENPSINALDVLMSLKAGLDQHPSITNELRERYLNFISLARKEYDAIAKNEVQKAFVYSYEESAKILMDNYLDNVEAYCNKSRLRDPLTGEEINPDEKLMRSIEEQIGISENAKKAFREEILIRISAYARKGKRFDYNSHDRLREAIQKKLFADLKDVVKITTSTKTPDERQLKKVNEVITRLIDEHGYNSTSANDLLRYVGSLLNR, encoded by the coding sequence ATGGATATTTTAAAGAAAATCGAAAAATTTAGAGAAGATGAACAGAAGCTTAAGTGGGAAGGCACCTTCGCAGAGTACTTAGACATCTTGAAAGAAACACCATTGGTTGCACAATCTGCTCATTCACGTGTATACAACATGATCAGAGATGCGGGGATAGAGGAAGTAAATGGATCAAAGAAATACAATTTTTTCAGCGGCCAGTTGTTTGGCCTTGAAGATTCACTGGAAAGACTCATCGAGGAATATTTTCATCCGGCGGCAAAGCGGTTGGATGTACGTAAACGGATCTTGCTTTTGATGGGTCCTGTCTCAGGAGGGAAGTCTACGCTCGTTTCTTTACTGAAGCGTGGACTTGAAAATTATTCGTTAAAAGATACTGGTGCCATCTATGCAATAAAGGGATGCCCTATGCACGAAGATCCACTGCATCTCATCCCACAGTACTTACGGCAGGATTTTTATGAGGAATATGGCATCCGAATTGAAGGTAATCTTTCGCCGCTGAATGTTATGAGGTTAGAACAAGAGTATGGAAGCAGAATTGAAGATGTAATGGTCGAGCGTATTTTCCTTTCGGAGGATAAACGTGTTGGTATTGGAACATTCAGTCCTTCTGACCCTAAGTCACAGGATATTGCTGATTTGACGGGCAGCATCGATTTTTCGACGATTGCCGAATATGGATCCGAATCGGATCCGCGTGCATACCGTTTTGATGGCGAGCTGAACAAGGCGAACCGCGGGATGATGGAGTTCCAGGAGATGCTGAAATGTGATGAGAAGTTCTTATGGCATTTGCTTTCACTGACTCAGGAAGGAAATTTTAAAGCGGGACGGTTTGCATTGATCAGTGCCGATGAACTTATCGTGGCACATACGAATGAAACGGAATATAAAGCTTTCATTTCCAACAAGAAAAATGAAGCACTGCATTCCCGGATCATTGTCATGCCGATTCCATATAATCTGAAGGTTACAGAGGAAGAAAAGATTTATGAAAAGATGATTCATGAAAGTGATGTTTCCGATGTTCATATAGCCCCGCATACATTAAGGGTGGCTGCAATCTTCAGCATCATGACCCGCCTTAAGGATCCCAAAAAGGGCGATATAGATTTAGTGAAAAAGATGAGGCTTTATGATGGGGAAAACGTGGAAGGCTTTAATTCCGCTGACATCAATGAATTGAAAAAAGAATATCAGGACGAAGGCATGAGCGGAATCGATCCACGTTATGTGATTAACCGAATTTCCTCAACGATCATTCGTAAGGAAAATCCGTCCATTAATGCATTGGATGTACTTATGTCATTAAAAGCAGGTCTTGACCAACATCCATCCATTACGAACGAACTTCGGGAGCGGTATCTGAATTTCATTTCACTGGCACGTAAAGAATATGATGCCATTGCAAAAAATGAAGTGCAAAAGGCGTTTGTCTATTCATATGAAGAGTCGGCTAAGATCCTCATGGATAATTATCTGGACAATGTCGAAGCATACTGCAATAAATCAAGACTGCGCGATCCTTTGACTGGGGAAGAAATTAACCCGGATGAAAAATTGATGCGCTCGATTGAAGAGCAAATTGGAATTTCCGAGAATGCAAAAAAAGCATTCCGCGAAGAAATATTGATTCGAATTTCTGCATATGCGCGTAAAGGTAAGCGATTCGATTATAATTCACATGATCGTTTACGGGAAGCGATCCAGAAAAAACTATTTGCCGATTTGAAGGATGTAGTTAAGATCACCACTTCAACGAAGACACCAGACGAAAGGCAACTGAAGAAAGTGAACGAAGTCATCACGAGACTTATCGATGAGCACGGATATAATTCCACTTCAGCCAATGATTTGCTGCGCTACGTGGGCAGCTTGTTAAATCGGTAA
- a CDS encoding GNAT family N-acetyltransferase — MDYVREKLMITTERLVLRLFQTPDAAAVATLCNNNNIYKNTLYLPYPYSLNDALSWMGHHYDNFMADKNYEFAVTDKETGELFGAIALSNNKSFNHGEIAYWIGEPYWGNGYATEAARAILQFAFEEKKLHKVFARYFLSNLASGKVMEKIGMKKEGILKEHVIKDSKYEDLVYCGIINENDQ, encoded by the coding sequence ATGGATTATGTTCGTGAAAAATTAATGATTACGACAGAAAGGCTCGTCCTTAGATTATTTCAAACACCCGATGCAGCAGCGGTTGCGACCCTTTGCAATAACAATAATATTTACAAAAATACATTGTACCTACCTTATCCGTATAGTTTAAATGATGCTTTATCCTGGATGGGGCACCATTACGATAATTTTATGGCTGATAAAAATTATGAGTTCGCGGTAACAGACAAGGAAACTGGCGAATTATTTGGAGCAATTGCATTATCGAACAATAAAAGTTTTAACCACGGAGAAATAGCCTATTGGATTGGCGAGCCATATTGGGGAAATGGCTATGCGACAGAGGCAGCACGAGCGATTTTGCAATTTGCTTTTGAAGAAAAGAAATTGCACAAAGTGTTTGCACGATATTTTCTATCGAACCTTGCTTCAGGTAAAGTTATGGAGAAGATTGGTATGAAAAAAGAGGGGATATTAAAGGAACATGTCATAAAAGACAGTAAATATGAGGATTTAGTATATTGCGGGATTATTAATGAAAATGATCAATAA
- the yhbH gene encoding sporulation protein YhbH — translation MSEENNQQYVISQENWTLHRKGYDDQQRHQEKVQEAIKNNLPDLISEESIVMSNGRDVIKIPIRSLDEYKIRYNYDKNKHVGQGDGDSKVGDVVARDGSPSDAGAGKGQGAGDKAGEDYYEAEVSMMELEEALFSQLELPNLQKKEQAEHTLEHIEFNDIRKTGLMGNIDKKKTMISAFKRNALSGDPGFHPIYQEDFKFKTWNEIQKPDSKAVVLAMMDTSGSMGLWEKYMARSFFFWMNRFLRTKYETVEIEFIAHHTEAKVVPEEDFFSKGESGGTICSSVYRKALELIDHKYDPAKFNIYPFHFSDGDNLTSDNVRCVKLVEELMKVSNMFGYGEVNQYNRHSTLMTAYKNIDNEKFRYYILKQKADVFHAMKSFFKDEESKKYA, via the coding sequence ATGTCGGAAGAGAATAATCAACAATATGTTATCTCACAGGAAAATTGGACCCTCCATCGGAAAGGCTATGATGATCAACAACGCCATCAGGAAAAGGTGCAGGAAGCCATCAAGAATAATTTACCTGATTTAATTTCAGAAGAAAGCATCGTAATGTCCAATGGCCGGGATGTTATCAAGATTCCCATTCGCTCCTTGGATGAATACAAAATTCGTTATAACTATGATAAAAACAAACATGTAGGGCAAGGCGATGGAGATAGTAAAGTGGGGGACGTGGTTGCAAGGGATGGCTCGCCGTCCGACGCCGGGGCCGGTAAGGGCCAAGGTGCAGGTGACAAGGCCGGTGAGGATTATTATGAAGCCGAAGTGTCAATGATGGAATTGGAGGAAGCCCTGTTCAGCCAGTTGGAACTGCCTAATCTCCAGAAGAAAGAACAGGCAGAGCATACGCTTGAACATATCGAATTCAACGATATCCGCAAGACAGGCTTAATGGGAAATATCGATAAAAAGAAAACGATGATATCTGCTTTCAAACGGAACGCTTTAAGCGGTGACCCGGGTTTTCACCCTATTTATCAGGAAGATTTTAAATTCAAAACCTGGAATGAGATCCAGAAACCTGATTCCAAAGCAGTTGTGCTGGCAATGATGGATACATCCGGTAGTATGGGATTATGGGAAAAATATATGGCTCGAAGCTTTTTCTTTTGGATGAACCGTTTCTTGCGGACAAAATATGAAACGGTAGAAATCGAGTTCATTGCTCATCATACCGAAGCGAAGGTGGTTCCGGAAGAGGATTTCTTTTCAAAAGGGGAAAGCGGCGGTACGATTTGTTCGTCCGTATACCGAAAAGCATTAGAACTTATTGATCATAAATATGACCCTGCGAAGTTTAATATCTATCCGTTTCACTTTTCAGACGGTGATAACCTCACATCTGACAACGTCCGATGCGTTAAGCTTGTTGAAGAACTCATGAAGGTTTCCAATATGTTCGGGTATGGTGAAGTCAATCAATACAATCGTCATTCGACATTAATGACAGCGTATAAGAATATCGATAATGAAAAATTCAGGTACTATATCCTTAAGCAAAAGGCAGACGTTTTCCACGCAATGAAGAGCTTTTTTAAAGACGAGGAAAGTAAGAAGTATGCATGA
- a CDS encoding IclR family transcriptional regulator, giving the protein MSVKSAERVLRVFELLSQYRDGLTIKEISEKLSFPQSSTSGLIGTLFKEGYLSLDSFNQYKLGPKLIQIGSAALESLDISKQALPYLKRLMEDVQETVFMALLSEKDLVYVAKIDNNRSIRTTAQPGSHKPLYCTGLGKAFLAFMNEQQKNQILDSTELLRITGHTITDRQELEQQLDIFKQLGHSIDDEENEEGLFCMAAPIYGADNSIQAAISVAGPKERMIKQRETIVEKLLFTSKEVSTSIGYKVGQGQP; this is encoded by the coding sequence ATGTCAGTTAAATCGGCAGAACGTGTTTTGAGAGTTTTTGAATTATTAAGCCAGTATCGAGATGGTTTAACGATTAAGGAAATAAGCGAGAAGTTATCATTTCCACAGAGCAGTACATCTGGTCTGATTGGTACGTTATTTAAGGAAGGTTATCTTTCTCTGGATTCTTTTAACCAATATAAGTTAGGGCCAAAGTTGATCCAGATTGGAAGCGCTGCATTGGAGTCGTTAGATATCTCTAAACAGGCGTTACCTTATTTAAAAAGGTTGATGGAGGATGTACAAGAGACTGTATTTATGGCGTTATTGTCGGAGAAGGACTTGGTGTATGTAGCGAAGATTGATAACAATCGTTCCATTCGAACCACTGCTCAGCCGGGAAGTCATAAACCATTATATTGTACAGGACTTGGAAAAGCCTTTTTGGCATTTATGAACGAACAACAAAAAAATCAAATTCTGGACAGCACGGAATTACTTCGTATTACGGGTCACACGATTACCGATAGACAAGAGTTGGAACAGCAGCTTGATATCTTTAAGCAGTTGGGTCATTCCATCGATGATGAGGAAAATGAAGAAGGGTTATTTTGTATGGCGGCTCCGATATATGGAGCGGATAATTCCATTCAAGCAGCGATCAGTGTGGCAGGACCTAAAGAAAGAATGATCAAACAAAGGGAAACGATTGTAGAAAAATTGTTGTTCACTTCAAAAGAAGTGTCAACCAGTATTGGCTACAAGGTAGGTCAAGGTCAACCTTAA
- a CDS encoding sugar kinase, which produces MDVVSLGETMILFSPEETGQLRYNRNYSSRVAGAETNTLIGLAKLGYQTGWMSRVGKDELGKRIIASVRGEGVDTSFVKEDESAPTGLFLKERTTIDSSKVFYYRKFSAASKMTPADMEESYIARAKILYITGITPALSDSCKETVFHAIEIARKNGVKIVFDPNIRKTLLDEKIGRDMLLEIVAKADIILPGISEGDYLFQTKDCKQIAAECKYLGAEMVVVKLGEKGAYYSTPKDSGYVEAYPVKTVLDPIGAGDGFAAGVLSGLLDERSIQESVKRGCAIGAIVTKVSGDIEGLPDKEALEEYMNRIDKDDVIR; this is translated from the coding sequence ATGGATGTTGTAAGTTTAGGAGAAACGATGATCTTATTTTCTCCTGAAGAAACGGGTCAATTAAGATATAACCGAAACTATTCTTCCAGGGTAGCCGGGGCAGAAACCAATACACTGATCGGCCTGGCGAAGCTTGGTTATCAAACAGGCTGGATGAGCAGAGTTGGTAAGGACGAACTTGGAAAAAGAATTATTGCAAGTGTGCGTGGTGAAGGAGTGGATACTTCTTTTGTAAAAGAAGATGAAAGCGCTCCCACTGGGCTGTTTTTAAAAGAACGAACAACTATCGATAGTTCAAAGGTTTTCTATTACCGAAAATTTTCAGCTGCCAGTAAAATGACTCCTGCTGATATGGAAGAAAGCTACATTGCGAGAGCGAAGATCTTATATATTACAGGCATAACCCCGGCGCTTAGTGATTCATGCAAAGAAACCGTCTTTCATGCGATCGAGATTGCTAGAAAAAATGGAGTGAAAATTGTTTTTGATCCAAACATACGAAAAACGTTACTAGATGAAAAAATAGGAAGAGACATGTTATTGGAAATAGTCGCTAAGGCTGATATCATCTTACCCGGTATTTCGGAAGGTGACTATTTATTTCAAACAAAGGATTGTAAGCAAATCGCGGCAGAATGTAAGTACTTAGGGGCGGAAATGGTGGTCGTGAAGCTTGGTGAAAAAGGAGCTTACTATTCAACCCCCAAAGATTCTGGCTATGTGGAGGCCTACCCGGTCAAAACTGTGCTCGATCCGATTGGGGCGGGAGATGGTTTTGCTGCCGGTGTACTGTCGGGCTTACTGGATGAGCGGTCCATTCAAGAATCGGTGAAAAGAGGCTGTGCCATTGGAGCAATCGTCACAAAGGTCAGCGGGGATATCGAGGGTCTTCCAGATAAAGAAGCACTGGAAGAATATATGAACCGTATTGACAAAGATGACGTCATCCGCTAA
- a CDS encoding bifunctional 4-hydroxy-2-oxoglutarate aldolase/2-dehydro-3-deoxy-phosphogluconate aldolase, with product MNALSTILKHKVISIVRGSKPGDTVKIAGALRNGGVKLIEITLNSPNALHSIELVSEAFGDEMVVGAGTVLDQETARAAILAGAKFILSPTVNLETIKMTKRYGAVSIPGAFTPTEILTAYENGGDIIKVFPASIGPGYIKDIRGPLSHIPLLPTGGVTLENIAEFQKVGAVGFGIGSALLDTKHEVNEKYLEDLTRKAEAFVSAIRS from the coding sequence ATGAATGCGCTTTCAACTATTTTAAAACACAAGGTTATTTCCATTGTCCGTGGCTCAAAGCCTGGGGATACGGTGAAAATTGCAGGAGCTTTAAGAAACGGTGGCGTTAAATTAATAGAAATCACGCTGAATTCTCCCAACGCCTTACATTCGATCGAACTCGTTTCCGAAGCGTTTGGCGATGAAATGGTGGTTGGTGCCGGTACAGTACTGGACCAGGAAACGGCACGGGCAGCGATCCTTGCTGGTGCGAAGTTTATTTTATCCCCAACGGTTAATTTGGAAACAATCAAAATGACCAAACGATATGGGGCAGTAAGTATTCCCGGTGCCTTTACACCAACAGAAATCTTAACGGCTTATGAAAACGGTGGCGATATCATCAAAGTATTCCCAGCAAGCATCGGCCCGGGTTATATAAAAGATATTCGTGGTCCTTTATCACATATCCCACTGTTGCCAACAGGAGGCGTTACGTTAGAAAATATCGCTGAATTCCAAAAAGTTGGAGCGGTCGGCTTCGGAATTGGAAGCGCGCTGCTCGACACAAAGCATGAAGTCAACGAGAAATACTTAGAGGACTTAACCCGTAAAGCAGAAGCATTTGTCTCAGCCATTCGTTCTTAG